In a single window of the Coregonus clupeaformis isolate EN_2021a chromosome 10, ASM2061545v1, whole genome shotgun sequence genome:
- the LOC121575617 gene encoding bladder cancer-associated protein, with amino-acid sequence MYCLQWLLPVLLIPKPLNPALWFNHSMFMGFYLLSFLLERKPCTICALVFLAALFFICYSCWGNCFLYHCHDSTLPDSAHDPSIVGT; translated from the coding sequence ATGTACTGCCTTCAGTGGTTGCTCCCGGTCCTCCTCATCCCGAAACCCCTGAACCCGGCTTTATGGTTCAACCACTCAATGTTCATGGGCTTCTACCTGCTCAGCTTCCTGCTGGAGAGGAAGCCATGTACCATTTGTGCCTTAGTGTTCCTGGCAGCACTGTTTTTCATCTGCTACAGCTGCTGGGGGAACTGTTTTCTGTACCACTGCCATGACTCCACACTGCCAGACTCTGCACACGACCCCAGCATCGTGGGCACCTAA